A single region of the Rhodococcus sp. W8901 genome encodes:
- the asnB gene encoding asparagine synthase (glutamine-hydrolyzing), which yields MCGLLGLLTTDGTSDDAVARVDAAMHCLRHRGPDEHGTWHDDDLIFGFNRLSIIDIEHSHQPLRWGPPENPERYALTFNGEIYNYLEIRAELAKDHDARFRTEGDSEAIVAAFHYWGADAVRRLRGMFAFAVWDTETRELFVARDPFGIKPLFIATGTGGTAFGSEKKSLLELADVIGIDTDLDPRAIEHYTVLQYVPEPETLHAQVRRLESGCYARLAPGKAPEVTRYFTPKFPAVPFAAGSEQARYREIAEALEDSVAKHMRADVTVGSFLSGGIDSTAIAALAMRHNPNLITFTTGFEREGYSEVDVAAESAAAIGARHVVKVVSPAEFAAAIPEIIWYLDDPVADPALVPLWFVAKEARKHVKVVLSGEGADELFGGYTIYREPLSLKPFEYLPAPLRRAAGRLSDRIPEGTRGKSLLHRGSMTLEDRYYGNARSFSDAQLRAVLRDFRPEWTHQDVTAPIYAQSRDWDPVARMQHLDLFTWMRGDILVKADKVTMANSLELRVPFLDPEVFDVASRVPLDQKITKTTTKYALRQALEGIVPPHVLHRAKLGFPVPLRHWLAGTELFDWAHLQIAESQTDHIFDKAAVTRMLNEHREGASDHSRRLWTVLCFMVWHGIFVEKRIVPQIQEPAYPVNL from the coding sequence GTGTGCGGACTGCTCGGACTACTCACCACCGACGGCACCAGCGACGACGCCGTCGCGCGCGTCGATGCGGCCATGCACTGTCTGCGTCATCGCGGGCCCGACGAACACGGCACCTGGCACGACGACGATCTGATCTTCGGCTTCAACCGACTGTCGATCATCGACATCGAGCACTCGCACCAGCCGCTGCGCTGGGGTCCCCCGGAGAACCCGGAGCGTTATGCCCTGACCTTCAACGGTGAGATCTACAACTACCTGGAGATCCGCGCCGAACTCGCGAAGGATCACGACGCCCGGTTCCGTACCGAGGGCGACAGTGAGGCCATCGTCGCCGCGTTCCACTACTGGGGCGCGGACGCGGTCCGCCGTCTGCGTGGCATGTTCGCGTTCGCGGTGTGGGACACCGAGACCCGTGAACTGTTCGTGGCACGCGACCCGTTCGGCATCAAGCCGCTGTTCATCGCCACCGGAACGGGCGGCACCGCGTTCGGCAGCGAGAAGAAGAGCCTGCTCGAACTGGCGGACGTCATCGGCATCGACACCGACCTGGATCCGCGGGCGATCGAGCACTACACGGTCCTGCAGTACGTGCCGGAACCGGAGACGCTGCACGCGCAGGTCCGTCGGCTCGAGTCCGGCTGCTACGCACGACTGGCGCCGGGCAAGGCTCCCGAGGTGACCCGCTACTTCACACCGAAGTTCCCGGCCGTGCCGTTCGCCGCCGGCAGCGAACAGGCCCGCTACCGCGAGATCGCGGAGGCGCTGGAGGACTCGGTCGCCAAGCACATGCGCGCCGACGTCACCGTGGGCTCGTTCCTCTCGGGCGGCATCGACTCGACCGCGATCGCGGCGCTCGCCATGCGGCACAACCCGAACCTGATCACGTTCACCACCGGTTTCGAGCGGGAGGGCTACTCCGAGGTCGACGTCGCCGCGGAGTCCGCGGCGGCGATCGGCGCCCGGCACGTCGTCAAGGTGGTCTCCCCCGCCGAGTTCGCGGCCGCGATCCCCGAGATCATCTGGTACCTGGACGATCCGGTCGCCGACCCGGCACTGGTGCCGCTGTGGTTCGTCGCGAAGGAAGCCCGCAAGCACGTCAAGGTGGTCCTCTCGGGCGAGGGCGCGGACGAGCTGTTCGGCGGCTACACGATCTACCGCGAGCCGCTGTCGCTCAAGCCGTTCGAGTACCTGCCGGCTCCGCTGCGCCGGGCCGCCGGCCGGCTCTCGGATCGGATCCCCGAGGGCACCCGCGGCAAGAGCCTGCTGCACCGCGGCTCGATGACGCTCGAGGATCGCTACTACGGCAATGCGCGCAGCTTCAGCGACGCCCAGCTGCGGGCGGTGCTGCGCGACTTCCGCCCCGAGTGGACACACCAGGACGTGACCGCGCCGATCTACGCGCAGTCCCGGGACTGGGATCCGGTGGCGCGCATGCAGCACCTGGACCTGTTCACGTGGATGCGCGGCGACATCCTGGTCAAGGCCGACAAGGTGACGATGGCGAACTCGCTCGAGCTGCGCGTGCCGTTCCTCGACCCCGAGGTGTTCGACGTCGCGTCGCGCGTGCCGCTGGATCAGAAGATCACGAAGACGACGACGAAGTACGCACTGCGGCAGGCACTCGAGGGCATCGTGCCGCCGCACGTGCTGCACCGCGCGAAGTTGGGCTTCCCGGTGCCGCTGCGGCACTGGCTGGCCGGCACGGAGCTGTTCGACTGGGCACACCTGCAGATCGCCGAGTCGCAGACCGACCACATCTTCGACAAGGCCGCCGTCACCCGCATGCTCAACGAGCACCGCGAGGGCGCGTCGGATCACAGCCGACGGCTGTGGACGGTCCTGTGCTTCATGGTGTGGCACGGCATCTTCGTCGAGAAGCGCATCGTGCCGCAGATCCAGGAACCGGCCTACCCGGTCAACCTGTAG
- a CDS encoding carbohydrate kinase family protein, whose translation MTIAVTGSIATDHLMRFPGRFAEQLLADQLAHISLSFLVDDLVIRRGGVGGNIAYAMGVLGGSPLLVGAAGADFAEYRAWLESNGVDCGGVRVSETAYTARFVCTTDEDMAQIASFYPGAMSEARDIELAALSKSAGGLDLVLIGANDPEAMVRHTDECRLLGIPFAADPSQQLARLSGDDAKKLIAGAKYLFTNEYEWGLLQQKTGLSEEEIRAQVGLRVTTLGAKGVEIVDGEGNWVRVGVVPERGKVDPTGVGDAFRAGFLLAHSAGLSLERSAQLGSLVAVYVLETVGTQEWTFQRDDAIKRLTEAYGKDAADEISALLP comes from the coding sequence GTGACTATTGCGGTTACCGGTTCCATCGCCACCGACCATCTGATGCGGTTCCCGGGCCGCTTCGCCGAGCAGCTGCTTGCCGATCAGCTCGCGCACATCTCGCTGAGCTTCCTCGTCGACGATCTCGTGATCCGTCGGGGCGGCGTCGGCGGCAACATCGCCTACGCGATGGGCGTGCTCGGGGGCTCGCCGCTGCTGGTCGGCGCGGCCGGTGCCGACTTCGCCGAGTACCGCGCGTGGCTCGAGTCCAACGGCGTCGACTGCGGCGGCGTGCGCGTGTCCGAGACGGCGTACACGGCCCGCTTCGTGTGCACCACCGACGAGGACATGGCGCAGATCGCGTCGTTCTATCCCGGCGCGATGAGCGAGGCCCGCGACATCGAACTCGCCGCCCTCTCGAAGTCCGCCGGCGGCCTGGACCTGGTGCTGATCGGGGCCAACGATCCCGAGGCCATGGTCCGCCACACCGACGAGTGCCGCCTCCTCGGCATCCCGTTCGCGGCGGACCCGTCGCAGCAGCTCGCCCGCCTGTCCGGCGACGACGCGAAGAAGCTCATCGCCGGCGCCAAGTACCTGTTCACCAACGAGTACGAGTGGGGTCTGCTGCAGCAGAAGACCGGGCTGTCGGAGGAAGAGATCCGCGCCCAGGTCGGGCTGCGGGTCACCACCCTCGGCGCGAAGGGTGTCGAGATCGTCGACGGCGAGGGCAACTGGGTCCGCGTCGGCGTCGTGCCCGAGCGCGGCAAGGTCGACCCCACCGGTGTCGGCGACGCGTTCCGCGCCGGCTTCCTGCTCGCCCACAGTGCGGGCCTGAGCCTGGAACGCTCGGCTCAGTTGGGTTCCCTGGTCGCCGTCTACGTCCTCGAGACCGTCGGCACGCAGGAATGGACGTTCCAGCGCGACGACGCGATCAAGCGTCTCACCGAGGCGTACGGCAAGGACGCGGCCGACGAGATCTCCGCGCTGCTCCCGTAA
- a CDS encoding HesB/IscA family protein, whose product MTVQNETATHGVKMTEAASAKAKALLDQEGRDDLALRIAVQPGGCAGLRYQLFFDDRNLDGDLIVDFGGVNLAVDRMSAPYVEGASIDFVDTIEKQGFTIDNPNATGSCACGDSFN is encoded by the coding sequence ATGACTGTGCAGAACGAGACCGCCACCCACGGCGTCAAGATGACCGAGGCTGCGTCCGCCAAGGCGAAGGCACTGCTCGATCAGGAGGGGCGCGACGACCTCGCGCTGCGCATCGCCGTGCAGCCGGGTGGCTGTGCGGGACTGCGCTACCAGCTGTTCTTCGACGATCGGAACCTCGACGGTGACCTGATCGTCGATTTCGGCGGCGTCAACCTTGCTGTCGACCGGATGAGCGCGCCGTATGTCGAGGGCGCCTCGATCGACTTCGTCGACACCATCGAGAAGCAGGGCTTCACGATCGACAACCCCAATGCCACGGGGTCCTGCGCCTGCGGCGACTCCTTCAACTGA
- a CDS encoding glycerate kinase family protein produces the protein MRVLIAPDSFGETLTAVQAAEAMASGWETARPDDVVVLAPQSDGGPGFVDVISATVGGIRSVRVEGPLGRPADARWVLAADTAYVESAQAVGLGLLDGPPAPRSALDAHSRGVGQLIDAAIDAGAGRIVVGLGGSCCTDGGRGMIAALGGLDRARRRLAAIELVAATDVENPLLGEHGAARIFGPQKGADPAAVEELEQRNSEWATELDAAGAGPIADLPGAGAAGGLGAALLALGARREPGAAIVAQCTGQARQLESADLVLTGEGKFDHQSLRGKLVTALAAAATRMGVPTVVIAGQVAVDRDTARAVGIVAAFSVTEFAGSVERAMSEAASRLAALTSCVADGWRGASGFTHIGPIHEE, from the coding sequence ATGCGTGTGCTCATCGCCCCCGACTCGTTCGGTGAAACCCTCACTGCTGTACAGGCGGCCGAGGCGATGGCCTCCGGGTGGGAGACCGCGCGACCCGACGATGTCGTCGTGCTCGCACCGCAGTCCGACGGCGGCCCGGGATTCGTCGACGTGATTTCGGCCACCGTCGGGGGAATCAGGTCCGTTCGGGTGGAGGGACCGCTCGGCCGGCCGGCCGACGCGCGCTGGGTGCTCGCCGCCGACACCGCGTACGTCGAATCGGCGCAGGCTGTCGGCCTCGGGTTGCTCGACGGGCCACCGGCCCCGCGCAGCGCCCTCGATGCGCACAGCCGTGGGGTGGGGCAGCTGATCGACGCCGCGATCGACGCGGGCGCCGGACGGATCGTCGTCGGTCTCGGCGGGTCCTGCTGCACCGACGGTGGGCGCGGAATGATCGCCGCGCTGGGCGGTCTGGACCGGGCGCGCCGACGGCTCGCGGCGATCGAGCTGGTCGCCGCCACCGACGTCGAGAACCCGCTGCTCGGCGAGCACGGGGCCGCACGGATCTTCGGTCCGCAGAAGGGTGCCGACCCCGCCGCCGTCGAGGAGCTCGAGCAGCGCAACTCGGAGTGGGCGACGGAGCTGGACGCTGCCGGCGCCGGCCCGATCGCGGACCTGCCGGGCGCGGGTGCGGCCGGAGGCCTGGGCGCCGCGCTGCTCGCACTCGGTGCTCGTCGTGAACCGGGCGCCGCGATCGTCGCACAATGCACCGGACAGGCGCGGCAGCTGGAGTCCGCGGACCTGGTGCTCACCGGAGAGGGCAAGTTCGACCACCAGTCGCTGCGCGGCAAGCTCGTCACCGCGCTCGCCGCCGCCGCGACCCGGATGGGTGTGCCGACCGTCGTGATCGCCGGCCAGGTCGCCGTGGACCGGGACACCGCCCGGGCGGTCGGGATCGTCGCGGCGTTCTCGGTCACCGAGTTCGCGGGATCCGTCGAGCGCGCGATGAGCGAGGCCGCGTCCCGGCTCGCGGCATTGACGTCGTGCGTTGCCGACGGTTGGCGGGGTGCGTCGGGGTTCACCCATATCGGGCCGATACATGAGGAATAG
- a CDS encoding DUF3043 domain-containing protein, translating into MKLLRRGDSDNSDKRDGAAAGEITESTATTAETIETAGAATPGKGRPTPKRREAEAKRRGPVAPAPLTAKEARARRKATRGSKEERKAAAAERRADSADRRARMLAGEDKYLLPRDKGPVRAYARDIVDSRRNLVGMFMPLALVLIMAMFLSPVIQNFVTLAMLVMMLFMAGEGYFLGRMINNKVRERFPDSTDGGFKLGWYAFVRASQIRKMRAPKPRVGPGDAV; encoded by the coding sequence GTGAAGCTGCTACGCCGAGGCGACTCTGACAATTCCGACAAACGCGATGGTGCGGCCGCCGGAGAGATCACCGAGTCGACCGCGACGACCGCGGAGACGATCGAGACCGCCGGGGCCGCGACCCCCGGCAAGGGCCGCCCGACGCCCAAGCGCCGCGAGGCCGAGGCCAAGCGTCGTGGCCCCGTCGCACCCGCTCCGCTCACCGCCAAGGAGGCCCGGGCCCGCCGCAAGGCCACCCGTGGTTCCAAGGAGGAGCGCAAGGCGGCCGCCGCGGAGCGCCGTGCCGACTCCGCCGACCGTCGTGCCCGCATGCTCGCCGGCGAGGACAAGTACCTGCTGCCGCGCGACAAGGGTCCGGTCCGCGCGTACGCCCGCGACATCGTCGACAGCCGCCGCAATCTGGTCGGCATGTTCATGCCGCTCGCGCTGGTGCTGATCATGGCGATGTTCCTGAGCCCGGTCATACAGAACTTCGTCACACTCGCGATGCTCGTGATGATGCTGTTCATGGCCGGCGAGGGCTACTTCCTCGGCCGCATGATCAACAACAAGGTGCGCGAGCGCTTCCCCGACAGCACCGACGGCGGGTTCAAGCTGGGCTGGTACGCGTTCGTGCGCGCCTCGCAGATCCGCAAGATGCGCGCACCGAAGCCGCGGGTCGGCCCCGGCGACGCCGTCTGA
- the cobU gene encoding bifunctional adenosylcobinamide kinase/adenosylcobinamide-phosphate guanylyltransferase translates to MPVPSPDSPRPRRTLVLGGARSGKSAHAEGLLDDVEAGAPVRYVATARRYPDDHDWESRIDQHRSRRPASWATVETGRDGDLIDVLTDPDAHPPTLVDDLGTWLTGELDDANAWDAPRGTVEPNIDALVRAVDAYPGRLLLVSPEVGLGVIPETRSGRLFRDEIGALNSRLAAVCDDVILVVAGIALTLK, encoded by the coding sequence ATGCCCGTGCCCTCCCCCGATTCGCCCCGCCCCCGCCGCACACTCGTCCTCGGCGGCGCCCGGTCGGGCAAGTCGGCACATGCAGAGGGCCTGCTCGACGACGTCGAGGCCGGCGCGCCGGTGCGGTACGTCGCGACCGCCCGCCGGTACCCGGACGACCACGACTGGGAGTCCCGGATCGACCAGCACCGCAGCCGCCGACCGGCGTCGTGGGCGACGGTCGAGACCGGCCGCGACGGCGACCTCATCGATGTCCTCACCGATCCGGACGCGCATCCCCCGACGCTCGTCGACGACCTGGGCACCTGGCTCACCGGTGAGCTCGACGACGCGAACGCGTGGGACGCCCCCCGCGGCACCGTCGAGCCGAACATCGACGCACTGGTCCGCGCGGTCGACGCGTATCCGGGCCGGTTGCTACTCGTGAGTCCCGAGGTGGGCCTGGGCGTGATCCCCGAGACTCGCTCGGGAAGGCTGTTCCGCGACGAGATCGGCGCCCTCAATTCCCGGTTGGCCGCAGTGTGCGACGACGTGATCCTCGTCGTCGCGGGCATCGCCCTGACGCTCAAATGA
- the cobT gene encoding nicotinate-nucleotide--dimethylbenzimidazole phosphoribosyltransferase: MTSESVSPSAPDFEPPVPPDAEIRDQAQARQLLLTKPTGSLGRLEDLSVWAAACQGVCPPHIFADPRVVVFAGDHGIARGGVSAYPPEVTAQMVANFRDGGAAVNILASIAGAAVRVVDLAVDADTDPSVSAYKIRRSSGSIDREDALTHEETLRAIAAGRAIADEEVDSGADLLIAGEMGIGNTTPATVLIAALTDTEPVAAVGRGTGIDDAGWMRKTAAVRDALRRARPYVRDAVGLLRTVSGADLAAMAGFLAQAAVRRTPVIVDGLVVTSSALVAEELAPGAREWWVAGHRSTEPAHTIALRHLGLDPILGLNMRLGEGSGAVAALPILQGAVATLAHMATFDQAGVSNNTEPESEPTESN, encoded by the coding sequence GTGACAAGCGAATCCGTGAGTCCATCCGCCCCCGACTTCGAACCTCCCGTCCCGCCGGACGCAGAGATCCGGGATCAGGCCCAGGCTCGCCAGTTGCTGCTGACCAAGCCGACCGGATCCCTCGGACGGCTCGAGGACCTGTCCGTGTGGGCGGCCGCCTGCCAGGGTGTCTGCCCGCCGCACATCTTCGCCGATCCCCGCGTCGTCGTCTTCGCCGGCGACCACGGCATCGCCCGCGGCGGCGTATCGGCGTATCCGCCGGAGGTCACCGCGCAGATGGTCGCCAACTTCCGCGACGGCGGGGCCGCCGTCAACATCCTCGCCTCGATCGCCGGTGCCGCGGTGCGCGTGGTGGACCTGGCAGTGGACGCGGACACGGATCCGTCGGTGTCGGCCTACAAGATCCGCCGCTCGTCGGGATCGATCGACCGCGAGGACGCGTTGACGCACGAGGAGACGCTGCGCGCGATCGCCGCGGGCCGCGCCATCGCGGACGAGGAGGTGGATTCGGGTGCCGATCTGCTGATCGCGGGCGAGATGGGCATCGGGAACACCACGCCCGCGACGGTCCTCATCGCCGCCCTCACCGACACCGAACCGGTCGCTGCCGTCGGACGCGGCACCGGCATCGACGACGCGGGATGGATGCGCAAGACGGCCGCCGTGCGCGACGCCCTGCGTCGGGCCCGGCCCTACGTGCGGGACGCGGTGGGCCTGCTGCGCACCGTGTCGGGCGCCGACCTGGCCGCGATGGCCGGGTTCCTCGCACAGGCCGCGGTCCGCCGGACCCCGGTGATCGTCGACGGTCTGGTCGTGACGTCGTCGGCGCTGGTCGCGGAGGAACTCGCCCCCGGCGCCCGCGAGTGGTGGGTGGCCGGCCACCGGTCCACCGAACCCGCCCACACGATCGCGCTGCGACACCTGGGACTCGACCCGATCCTCGGCCTGAACATGCGTCTCGGTGAGGGTTCGGGTGCCGTCGCGGCGCTGCCGATCCTGCAGGGCGCGGTGGCGACACTCGCCCACATGGCCACTTTCGACCAGGCCGGCGTGAGCAACAACACCGAACCCGAATCCGAACCGACGGAATCGAACTGA
- a CDS encoding adenosylcobinamide-GDP ribazoletransferase — translation MRAAVTGLSLALSWLTVLPVRGPHDIGRPEGRRAIAAAPAVGALLGAAVAGALWVLSETGLDPTLAGLLTVGALALATRGMHVDGLADTADGLGCYGAPERAREVMRSGGAGPFGVAALIVTIGVQALSFGALGAAQQWAGVIVAVTAGRVAVVIACRRGVPASSPRGFGALVADSQGRWAVGLWTVVLAAAAVWAVPDRWWQGPVVIVAVLAVAAFLIRHCARRFDGINGDVLGATLEFAVAATAVGFLLGG, via the coding sequence GTGCGCGCCGCGGTGACCGGCCTCTCGCTGGCGCTGTCGTGGCTGACGGTGCTGCCGGTCCGCGGCCCGCACGACATCGGTCGCCCGGAAGGTCGGCGCGCGATCGCGGCGGCGCCCGCGGTCGGTGCCCTGCTCGGCGCCGCGGTCGCCGGCGCGCTGTGGGTGCTGTCGGAGACCGGACTCGATCCCACACTCGCCGGACTGCTGACGGTCGGTGCACTGGCGCTGGCCACCCGCGGCATGCACGTCGACGGACTGGCCGACACCGCGGACGGCCTCGGGTGCTACGGAGCGCCGGAGCGCGCCCGTGAGGTGATGCGCAGCGGTGGCGCTGGTCCGTTCGGCGTCGCGGCGCTGATCGTGACCATCGGCGTGCAGGCCCTGTCGTTCGGCGCGCTGGGCGCGGCCCAGCAGTGGGCGGGCGTGATCGTGGCCGTCACCGCGGGCCGGGTCGCGGTCGTGATCGCCTGCCGGCGCGGAGTTCCCGCCTCCAGCCCACGCGGCTTCGGCGCGCTGGTCGCCGACTCCCAGGGCCGGTGGGCTGTCGGACTGTGGACCGTCGTTCTCGCGGCCGCGGCCGTGTGGGCGGTCCCCGACCGGTGGTGGCAGGGGCCTGTGGTGATCGTTGCAGTTCTCGCCGTCGCCGCCTTCCTGATCCGGCACTGCGCGCGTCGGTTCGACGGCATCAACGGCGACGTCCTCGGTGCCACACTGGAATTCGCGGTCGCCGCCACCGCGGTCGGGTTCCTGCTCGGAGGCTGA
- a CDS encoding branched-chain amino acid aminotransferase → MTDGLEFARIQHPSPATEEARREILEAPGFGRYFTDHMVSIMYTEGRGWHDAEVLPYAPIELDPAGMVLHYGQAIFEGLKAYRQPDGGIASFRLTANAERLRQSARRLAMPELPDDLFVGSIDALLDVDSDWVPAAGGEDSLYLRPFMFSTEAGLGVRPAKEYRYLLIASPAGAYFPRGVKPVSVWLSREYVRAAPGGTGAAKFAGNYAASLLAQAQASDEGCDQVVWLDAIERKYVEEMGGMNLFFVFGSGPDARLVTPSLSGSLLPGITRNSLLSLATDAGFAVEERRISTDEWREKTVSGEITEVFACGTAAVITPVGRVKSAEGEFTIADGEPGKVTMALRDTLTGIQRGTFADTHGWMTKLR, encoded by the coding sequence ATGACAGACGGCCTCGAATTCGCGCGCATCCAGCATCCCTCTCCCGCGACCGAAGAGGCGCGGCGCGAGATTCTGGAAGCGCCCGGGTTCGGTCGGTACTTCACCGATCACATGGTGTCGATCATGTACACCGAGGGCCGGGGCTGGCACGACGCCGAGGTGCTGCCGTACGCCCCGATCGAGCTCGATCCGGCCGGCATGGTGCTGCACTACGGGCAGGCGATCTTCGAGGGACTCAAGGCGTACCGCCAGCCGGACGGCGGTATCGCATCGTTCCGTCTGACGGCCAATGCCGAGCGGCTGCGTCAGTCGGCGCGCCGCCTCGCGATGCCGGAGCTGCCGGACGACCTGTTCGTCGGATCGATCGACGCACTGCTCGACGTCGACAGCGATTGGGTTCCCGCGGCCGGCGGCGAGGACTCGCTGTACCTGCGCCCCTTCATGTTCTCCACCGAGGCCGGACTGGGTGTCCGCCCCGCCAAGGAGTACCGCTACCTGCTGATCGCCTCCCCGGCCGGTGCGTACTTCCCGCGGGGCGTCAAGCCCGTGAGCGTGTGGCTCTCGCGTGAGTACGTCCGCGCTGCACCGGGCGGCACGGGTGCCGCCAAGTTCGCCGGCAACTACGCGGCGTCGCTGTTGGCGCAGGCGCAGGCCTCCGACGAGGGCTGCGACCAGGTGGTGTGGCTCGACGCGATCGAGCGCAAGTACGTCGAGGAGATGGGCGGGATGAACCTGTTCTTCGTCTTCGGCTCGGGTCCCGACGCGCGCCTGGTGACGCCGTCGCTGTCCGGTTCGCTGCTGCCCGGCATCACCCGCAACTCGCTGCTGAGCCTCGCCACCGACGCCGGCTTCGCGGTGGAGGAGCGCCGGATCAGCACCGACGAATGGCGTGAGAAGACCGTCTCCGGTGAGATCACCGAGGTGTTCGCGTGCGGTACCGCCGCCGTCATCACGCCGGTCGGCCGGGTGAAGTCCGCCGAGGGCGAGTTCACGATCGCCGACGGCGAGCCGGGCAAGGTCACGATGGCGCTGCGCGACACGCTCACCGGTATCCAGCGCGGCACGTTCGCCGACACCCACGGCTGGATGACCAAGCTGCGCTGA
- the gcvT gene encoding glycine cleavage system aminomethyltransferase GcvT, which yields MSDASLLQGPIHSVHVDLGATFAPFGGWQMPVSYAGTVAEHTAVRESVGLFDVSHLGKALVKGAGAADFVNGTLTADLAKVGPGQAQYTLCCTETGGVVDDLIAYYVADDEVFLVPNAANTAEVVARLAAAAPAGVTVTDQHRDYGVLAVQGPKSGDVLAALGLRGDIEIADIEYMGFADMEWNGVPVRVCRSGYTGERGFEVLPRWDDSEALFRALLDAVRAEGGEVAGLGARDTLRTEAGYPLHGHELSLDISPLQARCGWAIGWSKPQFWGREALVTEKEAGPVRRLWGIKALDRGVLRQGQTVSLGGAPIGETTSGTFSPTLKVGIALALLDTGTALKAGDEVSVDVRGRSLRCEVVTPPFVPVHTK from the coding sequence ATGAGCGACGCGAGCCTGCTGCAGGGCCCCATCCATTCCGTCCACGTCGACCTCGGTGCCACGTTCGCGCCGTTCGGTGGGTGGCAGATGCCCGTCTCGTACGCCGGCACCGTCGCCGAGCACACCGCGGTCCGCGAGTCGGTGGGCCTGTTCGACGTCAGCCACCTCGGCAAGGCGTTGGTGAAGGGTGCGGGTGCTGCCGACTTCGTCAACGGGACGCTCACCGCGGATCTCGCGAAGGTGGGCCCCGGCCAGGCCCAGTACACGTTGTGCTGCACCGAGACCGGCGGCGTCGTCGACGATCTGATTGCGTACTACGTGGCCGACGACGAGGTGTTCCTGGTGCCGAACGCGGCGAACACCGCCGAGGTCGTCGCCCGCCTGGCGGCCGCCGCGCCCGCCGGCGTCACGGTCACCGACCAGCACCGCGACTACGGCGTGCTCGCGGTCCAGGGCCCCAAGTCCGGCGACGTCCTCGCCGCGCTGGGACTGCGCGGTGACATCGAGATCGCGGACATCGAGTACATGGGCTTTGCGGACATGGAGTGGAACGGTGTCCCGGTGCGGGTGTGCCGCAGCGGTTACACCGGTGAGCGCGGCTTCGAGGTGCTGCCGCGCTGGGACGACAGCGAGGCCCTGTTCCGGGCTCTGCTCGACGCGGTCCGCGCCGAGGGCGGCGAGGTCGCGGGCCTGGGCGCTCGTGACACGCTGCGCACCGAGGCCGGCTACCCGCTGCACGGACACGAGCTCTCGCTGGACATCTCGCCGTTGCAGGCGCGTTGCGGGTGGGCCATCGGGTGGTCCAAGCCGCAGTTCTGGGGCCGTGAGGCGCTCGTCACGGAGAAGGAGGCCGGGCCCGTCCGGCGGTTGTGGGGAATCAAGGCCCTCGACCGCGGTGTGCTGCGGCAGGGACAGACCGTCTCCCTCGGCGGCGCTCCGATCGGTGAGACCACGTCGGGGACGTTCTCCCCGACCCTCAAGGTGGGGATCGCACTTGCGTTGCTGGACACCGGGACTGCGCTGAAGGCGGGCGACGAGGTCAGCGTCGATGTGCGCGGGCGTAGTCTGCGCTGCGAGGTCGTCACGCCGCCGTTCGTGCCGGTCCACACCAAGTAA